One genomic region from Paramicrobacterium agarici encodes:
- a CDS encoding ABC transporter permease — MTTSLQSQDLQPQSRAGRLTWPAWGWSLVGVILVWASIVAVTSGSVMQPLFQALTLAPYLALVAVGQMMVITLGPGNIDVSVGTIVTVSAYVSVSIGTEFGAIAGIAAGVVAGVAASIISVFAILALRVPPIIATLATSLVLTSVILVLAEANRGGADMALRAFVNWRLFGVSGIALVVLSITVVVAFGLRKTSLGLSVIAIGQSAKAAEKAGIKVRTVTGATYILSGAFAGLAGAILSALISPSTVLGTSYMLDSIAVVVIGGTLIAGGRPVVTGVWTGAMFFAMLSSLLNLIGWSVGAQNILKGLLVVLVVVISSAASGTGKSSLRALRKNLTFNRNNN, encoded by the coding sequence ATGACGACATCACTTCAGTCCCAGGATCTTCAACCTCAATCGCGCGCGGGCCGCTTGACGTGGCCCGCATGGGGATGGTCGCTCGTCGGTGTGATTCTTGTATGGGCGAGCATTGTTGCAGTGACGTCGGGCTCGGTCATGCAGCCGCTATTCCAAGCGTTGACCCTCGCTCCATACTTGGCTCTTGTCGCAGTCGGTCAAATGATGGTCATCACCCTCGGGCCGGGCAACATCGATGTTTCTGTCGGCACGATTGTCACTGTCTCCGCGTATGTCAGCGTCTCGATCGGAACCGAGTTCGGCGCAATTGCGGGTATCGCCGCTGGTGTGGTGGCAGGCGTTGCGGCCTCTATTATCAGCGTTTTCGCGATTCTCGCTCTTCGGGTTCCACCGATTATCGCCACTCTTGCCACAAGCCTGGTTCTCACATCGGTCATCCTGGTTCTTGCCGAAGCGAATCGTGGCGGCGCGGATATGGCGCTGAGGGCCTTTGTCAACTGGCGACTCTTCGGTGTATCAGGTATCGCACTCGTGGTGCTGTCGATCACAGTCGTCGTGGCGTTCGGACTGCGTAAAACTTCACTCGGGCTGTCAGTTATTGCCATCGGACAAAGCGCGAAGGCAGCGGAGAAGGCCGGGATCAAGGTGCGTACCGTAACAGGGGCGACCTACATCTTGAGTGGCGCGTTTGCTGGACTCGCTGGTGCCATTCTCTCGGCCCTGATCTCGCCCAGCACGGTGCTCGGAACCTCGTACATGCTCGATTCGATCGCCGTCGTTGTCATCGGTGGCACTCTGATCGCCGGGGGACGTCCCGTTGTGACCGGTGTTTGGACCGGCGCCATGTTCTTCGCGATGCTATCGAGCCTTCTCAACCTCATCGGCTGGAGTGTTGGAGCGCAGAACATCCTCAAAGGTCTGCTCGTCGTCCTTGTCGTGGTCATTTCGAGCGCGGCATCTGGGACCGGAAAATCGTCGCTTCGAGCACTCCGCAAGAATCTCACCTTCAATCGCAATAACAACTAG
- a CDS encoding ABC transporter substrate-binding protein: MKRSLAIALSAAAVLMGLTACSNPELDDTEQQSGSQDVVTAVERDDEIAAMLPDSYKDKGFTAAINANIPPVKFVDDSGDITGLNPELLRAAARVLGIEVSFKEVTFDALVPGLESKRYDVIASVGDYVERQTHIDFIDYLQNGTAIIASADFEKDQVEPADLCGLSIGYTRGTSQQANLEAANKECAAAGEPAIKINAYQDGGAGVLSVKSGEADGFWGDLPPMAYNVRTDSDMFKLIYTEQDSVVGIGIHKDNAEFRDALRAALLKLVDNGVYDKLLDQWGLADFGVPTMDINSENSIGEG; the protein is encoded by the coding sequence ATGAAGCGATCATTGGCAATTGCCCTCTCTGCAGCGGCGGTCCTGATGGGGCTGACCGCATGCTCGAACCCCGAGCTCGACGATACGGAGCAGCAGTCCGGAAGTCAGGATGTCGTAACGGCCGTTGAGAGAGACGACGAGATCGCGGCGATGCTCCCCGACTCGTACAAGGACAAGGGCTTCACTGCGGCCATCAACGCGAACATACCCCCGGTCAAGTTCGTCGACGACTCGGGTGATATCACGGGGCTGAACCCGGAGTTGCTGCGCGCGGCAGCGCGAGTGCTCGGAATCGAGGTCTCGTTCAAAGAGGTAACGTTCGACGCGCTGGTGCCCGGGCTGGAGTCCAAACGATATGACGTCATCGCGTCTGTCGGCGACTACGTCGAGCGTCAGACACACATCGACTTCATCGATTACCTGCAGAACGGTACAGCGATTATCGCCTCAGCCGATTTCGAGAAAGACCAAGTCGAGCCCGCGGACCTCTGCGGACTGAGCATCGGTTATACCCGCGGAACGTCTCAGCAGGCGAACCTTGAGGCGGCCAATAAGGAATGTGCTGCGGCAGGGGAGCCGGCGATCAAGATCAACGCGTACCAAGACGGTGGGGCTGGAGTGCTGTCTGTCAAGAGCGGCGAGGCTGACGGGTTCTGGGGGGATCTCCCGCCGATGGCCTATAACGTGCGCACGGACTCCGACATGTTCAAGTTGATTTACACCGAACAGGACAGCGTCGTCGGAATTGGCATTCATAAAGACAACGCTGAATTCCGGGATGCTCTGCGCGCGGCGCTGCTGAAACTCGTTGACAACGGCGTGTACGACAAGCTCCTCGACCAGTGGGGTCTTGCCGACTTCGGCGTGCCGACGATGGACATCAACAGCGAAAACAGCATCGGCGAGGGCTAA
- the glpD gene encoding glycerol-3-phosphate dehydrogenase, whose product MSNLSTYQADVGPVDVAIIGAGINGLAIAREAAAIGLSVALLDRADIGSATSAISTRLIHGGLKYLERFELNLVHESIRERKLLLREAPHLVKPYSMLIPFSKKQSRPGWMLACGLMLHDVLAAGKKLPFNSILLKSRLKREWPTLAAAGLSWGGLFQDAHVPLTERLNIELARDAAAHGAIILTHAPVVGLVRSGGNITGVRYRDRITANEKSVAARLVVNAAGPWVDSVLDLAGEHERKIGPTKGSHLVIDTFPGAPKTCIFFESPVDSRPMFVLPWQGRYMIGTTDLPYSGDIDHVAIDDDEIDYLLGAVNDLIPTARLTPEDVLWSYSGVRPLPYVGDLDDPAKVTRDHQIIEHAGNETGLYSIVGGKLTTHRALGEQVARKLARRLGRSKRPSPTRMMRFPGAPDGPWESYRTEFIQSSKLSANVAARLVDTYGTAASTIERLATDVPELAEIVDDETSAIAAEIIYAVRCEGAVTLEDILLRRTTIALNRDVGLNAASKAADVLVAEGEWTPDYAQEQRAAYVASMARFRPRPLQNQIRE is encoded by the coding sequence ATGTCAAATTTGTCGACCTATCAGGCCGACGTCGGGCCCGTAGACGTGGCGATTATCGGTGCGGGCATCAACGGTCTTGCGATCGCACGTGAGGCAGCGGCGATCGGCCTGTCTGTAGCACTACTGGATCGGGCAGACATCGGGTCCGCGACGTCAGCCATTTCAACGCGCCTCATCCATGGCGGCCTCAAGTATCTCGAGAGGTTCGAGCTCAATCTGGTGCACGAATCTATTCGAGAGCGCAAACTTCTGCTTCGCGAGGCGCCGCACCTTGTGAAGCCCTACTCGATGTTGATCCCGTTCTCGAAAAAGCAATCGAGGCCCGGGTGGATGCTGGCGTGCGGCCTTATGCTTCACGACGTCCTGGCTGCCGGGAAGAAGCTCCCCTTCAACAGCATCCTTCTGAAATCACGGTTGAAGCGGGAGTGGCCGACCCTTGCCGCAGCGGGGCTTTCCTGGGGAGGGCTCTTCCAAGACGCCCACGTTCCCCTGACCGAGAGGCTCAACATCGAGCTGGCACGCGACGCAGCTGCTCACGGCGCTATCATTCTCACGCACGCTCCCGTTGTCGGCTTGGTGCGTTCTGGTGGCAATATCACTGGTGTTCGGTATCGAGATCGGATCACCGCGAACGAGAAGAGTGTCGCCGCTCGGCTGGTTGTGAATGCAGCTGGTCCATGGGTTGATTCTGTGCTCGATCTCGCAGGTGAACACGAGCGAAAGATCGGTCCAACTAAGGGCAGCCATCTCGTCATCGACACGTTTCCGGGGGCGCCGAAGACGTGCATCTTCTTCGAGTCGCCCGTGGACTCACGACCGATGTTTGTGTTGCCCTGGCAAGGACGGTACATGATCGGCACGACGGACTTGCCATACAGCGGCGATATCGATCATGTCGCAATTGACGATGACGAGATCGACTACCTGCTCGGCGCGGTGAACGACCTCATCCCGACCGCAAGGCTCACTCCCGAAGACGTTCTGTGGTCATATTCCGGAGTGCGCCCACTGCCATACGTCGGTGACCTCGACGATCCCGCAAAAGTGACGCGCGACCATCAGATTATCGAGCACGCGGGGAACGAGACAGGTCTTTACTCGATCGTTGGTGGAAAGCTTACGACGCATCGCGCGCTGGGGGAGCAAGTCGCGCGGAAGCTCGCGCGCAGGCTGGGCCGCTCGAAGCGGCCATCGCCGACTCGTATGATGCGGTTTCCAGGAGCGCCCGACGGACCGTGGGAGTCCTATCGTACGGAATTCATCCAGTCGTCGAAGCTTTCCGCTAACGTCGCCGCACGGCTCGTCGACACGTACGGAACAGCAGCGTCGACGATAGAGCGTTTGGCGACGGACGTCCCCGAGCTTGCCGAAATCGTCGACGACGAGACCAGTGCCATCGCTGCTGAGATCATCTACGCCGTGCGCTGCGAAGGCGCCGTCACCCTCGAGGACATTCTCCTAAGACGCACGACGATCGCGCTGAACCGGGATGTCGGACTGAACGCGGCATCGAAAGCCGCAGACGTACTTGTTGCCGAGGGCGAGTGGACCCCTGACTACGCTCAAGAGCAGCGAGCCGCGTACGTCGCATCGATGGCGCGCTTCCGGCCCCGGCCACTCCAGAATCAGATTCGCGAATAA
- a CDS encoding SDR family oxidoreductase, translated as MRLGRVDVLCISPLPNIELIHPVLETSAEELAASLALSVGGTATAIEMVVPDMIARGSGTVLVTTGSGAQRPTPDRAASAVATSAQTAYVDVLRDALAPRGVQVSQLVIVGPVGPGLKHEPDAVADKLWQRHESGTAALEVLDSTDGA; from the coding sequence GTGAGGCTGGGCAGGGTCGACGTTCTCTGCATCAGCCCGCTTCCGAACATCGAGCTCATTCACCCGGTGCTTGAGACTTCGGCCGAAGAGTTAGCCGCGTCGCTGGCGTTGAGCGTCGGGGGCACGGCGACGGCGATTGAGATGGTTGTGCCTGACATGATTGCCCGCGGCTCAGGAACAGTGCTTGTCACAACGGGAAGCGGAGCGCAGCGCCCGACCCCTGACCGTGCGGCTAGTGCCGTAGCGACGTCGGCGCAGACCGCGTACGTCGATGTGTTGCGTGACGCGCTTGCGCCGCGAGGCGTCCAAGTTTCGCAGCTCGTGATCGTCGGACCCGTCGGCCCAGGATTGAAGCATGAACCGGATGCTGTCGCCGACAAGCTCTGGCAGCGCCACGAGAGCGGCACCGCTGCGCTCGAGGTGCTCGATAGCACTGATGGGGCTTAA
- a CDS encoding SDR family oxidoreductase translates to MSEVPELDTIARVSRELGSDPAFVLHGGGNTSIKGTTADVTGADIDTVWVKGSGWDLATIEPEGFAPLRRRRLLDVLTCEQLTDEQMVNEVKQASLIASAPTASIEALLHAFIPARVVLHSHADAIVALTNQRGDAGTRAQRVIDALGERVLVLPYVMPGFDLAREVASHTAITGGTVDAIVLSNHGLFTFADDADAALRRHRALVERASRALGVETWGRDGEQISRAGSPVNIADFRAKLSAAAGKPMIVCQSDSAQARSFASRSDLEAVTSRGTATPEHVIHTKREPLIGRDVTAYGDRYRTYVAANRGRVSDIVELDPAPRVIFDPEWGMLTAGATVKEAKIASDIAIHTSRIIEAADRMSGYASLDNSASFDIEYWSLEQAKLTRRSRGAFAGEVALVTGAASGIGRACAERLLAEGAAVVGVDLNPDVESMFQTDAWRGVVGDVSDAAVLSTAAEVAARDFGGVDVLIVAAGIFPDASSLSKLDDRTWDAALSVNLTAVARIFREAHPFLARAPRGGRVVLVSTKNVAAPGPGAAAYSASKTGAAQLARVAALEWAADGIRVNQVDPDAVFDTAIWTPERLKERADQYGLTVEEYRTRNLLGVEVTSRKVADAVVALCGVAFSATTGAHVTVDGGNERVI, encoded by the coding sequence ATGAGTGAGGTGCCCGAACTAGACACCATTGCACGCGTGTCGCGAGAGCTGGGGTCAGATCCGGCTTTTGTCCTTCACGGCGGCGGGAACACATCGATTAAGGGGACGACCGCCGACGTCACTGGAGCCGACATAGACACTGTCTGGGTTAAGGGCAGCGGTTGGGATCTCGCGACGATCGAACCGGAGGGTTTCGCTCCATTGAGACGCAGGCGACTGCTCGACGTTCTCACGTGCGAACAACTGACCGATGAGCAGATGGTCAATGAGGTGAAGCAGGCTTCACTTATTGCCTCGGCACCGACTGCTTCCATCGAAGCGCTCCTCCACGCGTTCATTCCCGCCCGCGTTGTCCTGCACTCGCACGCCGACGCCATCGTTGCGCTGACCAATCAGCGTGGCGATGCAGGCACAAGGGCGCAGCGTGTCATCGATGCATTGGGGGAACGCGTGCTCGTACTCCCATACGTCATGCCCGGGTTCGACCTGGCCCGAGAGGTGGCGAGTCACACGGCGATCACTGGCGGAACCGTAGATGCGATTGTGCTCTCCAACCACGGACTCTTCACATTCGCCGACGACGCCGATGCTGCTTTGCGACGTCATCGTGCGCTTGTTGAGCGGGCGTCTCGAGCGCTTGGCGTCGAAACTTGGGGGCGCGACGGGGAGCAGATCTCTCGTGCTGGGAGCCCTGTGAACATCGCGGACTTCCGAGCAAAGCTGTCCGCAGCTGCGGGCAAGCCAATGATCGTCTGCCAGTCGGACTCAGCGCAAGCACGGAGCTTCGCGTCGCGTAGCGATCTTGAGGCCGTGACTTCCCGAGGGACGGCGACGCCGGAGCACGTTATTCACACGAAGCGAGAACCATTGATCGGGCGCGACGTAACTGCCTATGGGGATCGGTATCGGACATATGTCGCTGCGAACAGAGGACGAGTTTCCGACATTGTTGAGTTGGATCCTGCACCGAGGGTGATCTTCGATCCGGAATGGGGAATGCTCACGGCGGGCGCGACGGTGAAAGAGGCGAAGATTGCGAGCGATATCGCCATCCACACGTCCCGGATCATCGAGGCTGCCGACCGGATGTCGGGCTACGCGTCTCTAGACAACAGTGCGAGTTTTGATATCGAGTACTGGTCACTCGAACAGGCGAAACTCACCAGGCGATCGCGAGGAGCGTTCGCCGGTGAAGTCGCTCTCGTCACCGGCGCAGCCTCGGGGATTGGTCGCGCATGTGCAGAGCGGTTGCTCGCCGAGGGTGCGGCGGTAGTCGGCGTCGACCTGAACCCCGATGTTGAGTCGATGTTCCAAACTGATGCATGGCGCGGGGTCGTTGGAGACGTCAGCGATGCGGCAGTGCTTTCCACTGCTGCGGAGGTCGCCGCCCGCGACTTCGGAGGGGTAGACGTTCTCATCGTCGCCGCGGGTATCTTCCCTGACGCGTCGTCACTCTCGAAGCTCGACGACCGCACCTGGGACGCGGCGCTCTCTGTTAACCTGACAGCCGTCGCGCGCATCTTCCGCGAGGCGCATCCTTTCCTAGCGCGGGCGCCACGCGGCGGCCGCGTCGTGTTGGTATCCACGAAGAACGTTGCTGCTCCCGGGCCGGGCGCTGCTGCTTATTCGGCAAGTAAGACTGGCGCGGCGCAGTTAGCTCGAGTCGCAGCGCTTGAATGGGCGGCTGATGGTATTCGTGTCAATCAAGTTGATCCTGACGCTGTATTTGACACGGCTATCTGGACGCCTGAACGGCTAAAGGAACGTGCGGACCAGTACGGATTGACGGTTGAGGAATATCGCACGCGAAACCTTCTCGGCGTCGAGGTTACGAGCCGAAAGGTGGCCGACGCCGTCGTCGCTCTCTGCGGGGTGGCTTTTTCGGCTACGACGGGAGCGCACGTCACAGTGGACGGTGGCAACGAACGAGTAATTTGA
- a CDS encoding GntR family transcriptional regulator: MTLPLYQKIRTEIEERIQSGELAPGAKVPTEAELQSAHGVSRSVAQRALNDLAQAGLVVRHKRLGTHVAEGARQVNLLRSVGPKVGSAGIPGRLSVVSAEVVSANAAEVELPGIEGDEPVVQLVRVRHDLDDTPVVVEVAAVPFQLSPQLLNENLETFAVLEHFAAIGVSVARSRMYFDALLLENTHAELLGIDPGVAILRRRRHMWQPNGQIAESTAYYLRPGFIDLYLEYTDQG; encoded by the coding sequence ATGACATTGCCGCTCTACCAGAAGATCCGAACCGAAATTGAGGAACGGATTCAGTCGGGTGAGCTCGCTCCCGGCGCGAAAGTGCCAACGGAGGCAGAGCTACAGTCGGCGCACGGCGTCAGCAGATCTGTCGCGCAACGCGCGCTGAACGACCTCGCGCAGGCGGGCTTGGTGGTGCGGCATAAACGCCTCGGAACTCACGTCGCCGAGGGGGCACGCCAGGTCAACCTGTTGCGTTCCGTCGGCCCCAAAGTGGGAAGCGCGGGGATTCCGGGTCGGCTCTCCGTTGTTTCGGCCGAGGTTGTGTCGGCGAATGCGGCCGAGGTCGAACTTCCGGGCATCGAGGGAGACGAGCCAGTTGTTCAACTCGTTCGGGTCAGGCATGACCTCGATGACACTCCGGTCGTCGTTGAGGTGGCCGCCGTACCATTCCAACTTTCACCGCAGCTGTTGAACGAGAACTTAGAGACCTTCGCCGTCCTCGAGCATTTTGCAGCCATTGGGGTTTCCGTCGCTCGATCGCGCATGTACTTCGACGCACTGCTTCTCGAGAACACGCACGCCGAGCTTCTGGGGATTGACCCGGGGGTCGCGATCTTGCGTCGACGTCGGCACATGTGGCAACCGAACGGGCAGATCGCCGAATCAACTGCCTATTACCTTCGCCCCGGATTCATCGACCTCTACCTGGAGTACACAGACCAAGGCTGA
- a CDS encoding FGGY-family carbohydrate kinase: MKQCYIGVDVGLTSAKAGAFDEAGEEVRTFSAPNPRYAAAAGQQEIDMQLLWQVVASVLSDLTSWLRENGWTPVSLGVTAAGNGIYLVDEELKPVRPAIASNDNRAEAIVANLDPHDVEGVRKITGSVPWAGQPGVLLSWLVENEPDSVEAAHHMLTCKDWVRTNLIGRAGAEVSDASACGLMSLESRAYEARHFDLLGLPRELMRLLPPLAASDEVVGTVTDVAARETGLPVGLPVVAGCLDCIASPIGAGSIDESEVTVIVGTWAINSVTVPIDREPPNVTLNALLPTPSVMAAMEVAPTSAASIEWFASLMSSVAPDGVTPPQLLHAASTVAAGADGLMFLPFIHGAPEHFGASGTFIGLKAHHGYHEMARAVAEGITQYHRHQLERMSRTSVLTEGPWTLAGGGARNALWAQLFADIVDHPVRRQLGTELGARGVALLAAAGVGADTASWEIDPDPKLVVEPGPDREIYREQSRRFDKAIAAMSAVWTEIES, encoded by the coding sequence ATGAAGCAGTGTTACATCGGAGTCGATGTCGGACTGACATCCGCGAAAGCAGGAGCTTTCGACGAGGCTGGGGAAGAAGTGAGGACGTTTTCTGCTCCCAATCCGCGTTACGCTGCAGCAGCTGGACAGCAGGAAATCGACATGCAGCTTCTCTGGCAAGTTGTGGCGTCGGTATTGTCCGATCTGACGTCGTGGTTGAGGGAGAACGGTTGGACACCGGTCTCCCTTGGTGTCACGGCGGCAGGCAACGGCATTTATCTCGTTGACGAGGAGCTGAAACCTGTTCGACCGGCCATCGCCTCGAACGATAACCGTGCGGAAGCTATCGTCGCAAACCTCGATCCTCATGACGTAGAGGGCGTCAGGAAGATTACAGGCTCAGTACCGTGGGCGGGTCAACCTGGTGTCCTATTGAGCTGGCTTGTCGAGAACGAGCCGGACAGCGTCGAAGCTGCACACCACATGCTGACGTGCAAAGACTGGGTTCGAACCAATCTGATTGGCAGAGCGGGCGCGGAAGTCTCCGATGCTTCAGCCTGTGGCCTGATGTCATTGGAATCGCGCGCGTACGAAGCGCGTCACTTTGATCTACTCGGATTGCCGCGGGAGCTCATGCGGTTGCTTCCCCCTCTCGCTGCATCGGACGAAGTGGTTGGCACCGTGACCGACGTGGCCGCTCGCGAGACAGGGCTCCCCGTGGGACTTCCGGTTGTGGCTGGGTGCCTCGACTGCATTGCGAGTCCCATTGGGGCGGGATCCATTGACGAAAGTGAAGTGACCGTGATCGTTGGAACGTGGGCGATCAACTCCGTGACGGTGCCGATCGATCGAGAACCGCCGAACGTCACTTTGAATGCTTTACTTCCTACTCCGAGTGTTATGGCCGCAATGGAGGTTGCGCCGACATCCGCAGCGAGTATTGAGTGGTTCGCGTCACTCATGTCAAGCGTCGCACCTGATGGCGTGACGCCTCCGCAACTCCTTCATGCAGCGTCAACGGTTGCCGCAGGAGCAGACGGTCTGATGTTCCTTCCGTTCATCCATGGCGCGCCGGAGCACTTCGGGGCATCCGGCACTTTTATCGGCTTGAAAGCGCATCACGGGTACCACGAGATGGCTCGCGCTGTGGCCGAAGGGATTACTCAGTATCACCGCCATCAGCTAGAGCGCATGAGCAGAACATCGGTACTTACAGAAGGGCCATGGACGTTGGCTGGCGGGGGAGCGAGAAATGCGCTCTGGGCTCAGCTTTTTGCGGACATCGTGGATCATCCGGTGCGCCGCCAGCTAGGTACTGAGCTCGGTGCGCGAGGGGTAGCTCTCCTTGCCGCAGCGGGTGTCGGTGCCGACACAGCCTCGTGGGAAATCGATCCTGACCCCAAGCTCGTTGTCGAGCCCGGACCTGATCGCGAAATCTACCGAGAGCAATCTCGGCGCTTCGACAAGGCTATCGCCGCGATGTCGGCCGTATGGACGGAGATTGAATCATGA
- a CDS encoding Lrp/AsnC family transcriptional regulator, producing the protein MFHTTDELDEVDLALLSALMANARATNRQLAFAAGIAESTSHARVQRLEDRGVIAGYEAVVRQRELGAGLQAIIGVTLRAGARQASITEFSTKVRALPEVTQMFFLGSSEDFLVHVAVSDSSALRTFVVENLSGNQAVASTRTSVIIEYSRNNSTASFD; encoded by the coding sequence ATGTTTCACACAACTGACGAGCTCGATGAGGTCGATCTCGCTCTGCTCTCAGCGCTCATGGCTAACGCTCGCGCGACCAACCGGCAACTGGCCTTTGCCGCGGGCATCGCTGAGTCCACATCCCATGCACGGGTACAGCGGCTCGAAGACCGCGGGGTCATCGCGGGCTACGAGGCGGTGGTGCGCCAGCGCGAACTCGGCGCAGGACTGCAGGCCATCATCGGGGTGACGCTGCGTGCCGGCGCGCGACAGGCGAGCATCACCGAGTTCTCGACGAAGGTGCGAGCGCTTCCCGAGGTCACGCAGATGTTTTTTCTCGGCAGCAGCGAAGACTTTCTCGTTCACGTTGCGGTGAGCGACTCGAGTGCTCTGCGAACGTTCGTCGTCGAGAACCTCTCGGGGAACCAGGCTGTTGCGTCGACGCGCACGAGCGTCATCATCGAATACAGCCGCAACAACTCGACAGCCTCGTTCGATTGA
- the ald gene encoding alanine dehydrogenase has product MRIGIPTEIKNNESRVAITPAGVDTLVRHGHEVWVQSGAGDGSSIRDDEFAAAGAHIAEDADETWARGDLLLKVKEPIAPEYSKMRSGQVLFTYLHLAASRPCTTALIDAGTTAIAYETVQREDGSLPLLAPMSEVAGRLSVTMGSYQLTSPNGGRGMLLGGVPGTPRAHVVVIGGGVAGEHAVRNAIGLGARVTVIDLSLPRLRQLEAQFGSQIQTRHSSRLTIAEQLSDADLVIGSVLVPGAAAPKLVTDEMVAGMREGSVLVDIAIDQGGCFEGSHPTTHEDPTFSVHNSLYYCVANIPGAVPATSTRALTNVTLPYIVNIADKGWHAAARDDHALARGVNVRDGRLVNRDVAEALGTDAELLVA; this is encoded by the coding sequence ATGAGAATCGGCATTCCCACCGAGATCAAGAACAATGAAAGCCGTGTGGCCATCACGCCCGCAGGGGTCGATACGCTCGTGCGCCACGGACACGAAGTATGGGTGCAGTCGGGCGCGGGTGACGGCTCGAGCATCCGCGATGACGAGTTCGCCGCCGCCGGTGCGCACATCGCTGAGGACGCGGACGAAACGTGGGCCAGAGGCGACCTGCTGCTGAAAGTCAAGGAGCCCATCGCACCGGAGTACAGCAAGATGCGGTCGGGGCAGGTACTGTTCACGTACCTGCACCTCGCGGCATCGCGGCCATGCACGACGGCGCTTATTGACGCGGGGACCACCGCGATCGCCTACGAGACCGTTCAGCGAGAAGACGGGTCGTTGCCCCTCCTCGCACCGATGAGTGAGGTCGCCGGGCGGCTTTCCGTCACCATGGGGTCGTACCAGCTCACGTCGCCGAACGGTGGTCGGGGGATGCTGCTCGGCGGTGTTCCGGGAACGCCGCGTGCGCACGTCGTCGTGATCGGCGGCGGGGTCGCTGGGGAGCACGCAGTGCGCAATGCCATCGGTCTCGGTGCGCGCGTGACGGTCATCGACCTCTCCCTTCCGCGACTGCGACAGCTCGAAGCTCAGTTTGGTTCTCAAATCCAGACGCGGCACTCTTCGCGACTGACGATTGCGGAGCAGCTGTCCGACGCCGACCTGGTCATTGGTTCGGTGCTCGTTCCCGGCGCCGCGGCACCGAAGCTCGTGACCGATGAGATGGTGGCGGGCATGCGGGAGGGTTCGGTGCTGGTCGATATCGCGATCGACCAGGGTGGATGCTTCGAGGGATCGCACCCCACGACGCACGAGGATCCGACATTCTCTGTGCACAACTCGCTCTACTACTGCGTGGCGAACATTCCCGGAGCGGTACCCGCGACGTCGACCAGGGCACTCACAAACGTCACGCTTCCCTATATCGTCAACATCGCGGACAAGGGATGGCACGCGGCCGCGCGGGACGATCATGCGCTGGCTCGCGGCGTGAACGTGCGCGACGGGCGACTGGTCAACCGCGACGTCGCCGAAGCGCTGGGCACGGACGCCGAACTGCTCGTCGCCTGA
- the lsrF gene encoding 3-hydroxy-5-phosphonooxypentane-2,4-dione thiolase: MADLDDLREGTDFSGVSASSGSFPLKGLSGQDWGMRSRFSRIFDPEDGRTVMLAFDHGYFQGPTSGLERLDRSIVPLAPQADALMCTRGALRTTIPATSGKGIVLRASGGPSVLKELSDEEITVNIDDAVRLDAAAMAIQVFIGGEHETKSIKNMSTLVDQGQAAGIPVLGVTAVGKEMVRDARYFRLATRIPAELGAHFIKTYYVEKDFETVTSACPVPIIVAGGKKVPELDALTMAYRAIDEGAAGVDMGRNVFQSENPAAMLSAVRAVVHDGATPADAYALYQELSS, translated from the coding sequence ATGGCTGACCTCGATGACCTTCGCGAAGGAACAGACTTCAGCGGCGTAAGCGCCAGCTCCGGATCGTTCCCTCTCAAGGGGCTTTCCGGACAAGACTGGGGAATGCGCAGCAGGTTCTCACGCATTTTCGACCCCGAAGACGGCAGGACGGTAATGCTTGCCTTCGACCACGGATACTTTCAGGGACCGACCTCTGGTCTCGAGCGCCTCGATCGCTCGATCGTCCCGCTCGCTCCACAGGCTGATGCGCTGATGTGCACACGCGGTGCCCTTCGTACGACGATTCCCGCCACCAGCGGAAAGGGGATTGTTTTGCGCGCGAGCGGCGGCCCCTCCGTGCTGAAAGAACTCTCAGACGAAGAGATCACCGTAAACATCGACGACGCGGTGAGGCTCGACGCTGCAGCCATGGCCATTCAGGTGTTCATCGGTGGTGAGCACGAGACAAAGTCAATCAAGAACATGTCGACGCTCGTTGATCAAGGGCAAGCAGCGGGAATCCCAGTTCTTGGAGTGACTGCCGTCGGCAAGGAGATGGTGCGCGACGCTCGCTACTTCCGTCTTGCCACACGCATCCCGGCGGAGCTGGGCGCCCATTTCATCAAGACGTATTACGTTGAGAAAGATTTCGAGACCGTCACCTCGGCATGCCCGGTTCCGATCATTGTTGCCGGCGGCAAGAAGGTTCCTGAACTCGATGCGCTCACGATGGCATACCGTGCCATCGATGAAGGAGCAGCGGGAGTCGACATGGGGCGGAATGTCTTCCAATCAGAGAACCCGGCAGCGATGCTCAGTGCGGTGCGCGCCGTGGTCCATGATGGCGCGACGCCCGCAGATGCGTACGCGCTGTATCAAGAACTCTCCAGCTGA